CGTTTCGGCCCGCAGTGTATCGTCCCACACTAAGGTCGTCGCGGTCGAGGTGATCACCTCCACGCGGTGGCCACGGCCAGCGATGCGGGTCGCGTAGGAGCGCACCGCCATCTCGGCGCCGCCGACGATGTCGCGGCCATAGCGTGGGGTGACAAAGACGAGATGCATCAGGCCACCTCGATGCCGGTGAGTTCGCGGAGTGCCGCCGTCATCCGGCCCCAGACAGCGTCGTTGTCGAAGCGTTTGACTCGCCGAGCGCCACGATCGAGAAGCTCACGACGCAAGGGTTCCTCGCCAGCGAGTTTGGCAGCTGTCGCCGTTGCGAGCGGATCATGGGGAGGCACGATGAAACCGGCATCGCCAACGGTCTCTGGAACGGCTGATGAGTCGACGGCGACCACGGGCAGGCCGAGTGACATCGCCTCCAGAAGGGGTGCACCAAAACCCTCGTGGAGTGAGGCGGAGACGAAGATGCGAGCGGCGCGGTAGTGATCCCCGAGGGAGCGGGCGCGCAGGCCACCGGTGAGGAAGTGCACCCGATGACTGATACGAAGGTCGATGGCTCGCTGCCGAAGACCGAGGAGGTAGTCCGGGTGAAAAGGACGCCCAACGAGTGTGAGGGAACTATCTTCCCCGGTGAGTTCTCGATAGAGGGCAAAGGAGCTGAGCAGGTCCTCCTGGGCCTTGTTGGGCACTAACCGCCCGACAAAGAGCCAGTCCTCTGGGGAGTCCCGGTGTTCCCAACTGCGAAGGAGCCGGCCGAGGCGCTCAGTTGGCTCCTCATTTTTGAGGTCATCGTAATGGGCGAAGAGACCAACGGTGGCGACCGCCTCTGTTCCGTAGTGTCTGAGCTCCGTGGCGTTAAAGGCGGACACCGAGAGACAGCCCATCGCCTGATGGACGAGGCGCTCTAGCTGCTGTCGTGCACGCCGCTGTGCGATGGCGGTGTCAGGGTCCCATGCGGTGAAGTACTGCTCGGGCGTGATGTTGTGATAGTAGAGCAGGGTTTGCCCCTGAGCAAGGAGCGAGGGGGCGAGCGCGGAGAAGTTTGCGTAGTGATAGATCAACACATCCCCTGATCGCAGGTGCATCTCCTTGACCGGAGTCGCATGATCGAGATCGGATCGCCGCACATCCTCCACATAGATGTGGCTGTTGGGATCCGTGAGGAGGAGCCGACGCTGCAGTTCGCGGGCGCAGTTGCCAACGGCGTCATGCGGGAGCAGCACCGGGACGAACTGATGGATGGTCATGGAGCACCTACCAGTTGCTCGATGAGGCGTTGGTACTGGATTCGCAGCGTGGCCGGGTCAAAGGTGCGTAGCCTCGACAGCCCGCGCTCGATGAGCTGGTCACGGAGCCCGATGTCGTGGGCAAGGGTGTGCGCCGCGACCGCGTAGGAGAGAGGGTCCTCCTTGGAGAGGAGCCAGCCGGCGGAGGAGAGCGTCTCGGACACGGCAGAGGTCGCGAGGGCGAGTACTGGGATCTGGTGGGCAAAGGCCTCGATAAAGGGGAAGCCAAAGCCCTCGTGGAGCGAGGCGCTGGTAAAGAGGCTGGCTTGGCGGTACTCGGACGCTAGCGCTGCTGGGCTCAGTCCCGAGAGAAGTCGAACGGAGTGCTCGAGGTGGTGGCGCGCGATCTTTGCTTTCATGGCCTCGAGATAGGTCGCTGAGGCGGTTGATCCGACCAGGGTGAGTGTCGCCTCCTGCTCAAAGAGTTGACGATAGAGGGCAAAGGCCTCGATCAGGAAGAGTTGATGCTTGTTGGGGAAGATGCGCCCGACAAAGAGCCAGTTGGATGGAGTCCGGACGGGTTCATGCGCCATCGCTTGGCGGTGTTGGGGGAGCGCCAGCAGCGGAGGCGCCACCAAGGGATGAAGAAAGCCGAGTTCGAAAAGATCAACCGCGTTGTAATGAGAGACCGTGAAGGCCCGTTGGGTCGTTTGGGCGAGGCCACCGATCTCGCGGCGCGCCTGCCAGAGTACGCGCGCAATCTCGGGTTCGAAGGGTTTGGCCAATGCGTGGGGGGTGACATTGTGATAGTTCACGAGGACTCTTGGTCGATCGCGGAGCCAATCAGCGATGCGGGAGTTCGTGCTGGCCTGGT
The window above is part of the Ferrimicrobium sp. genome. Proteins encoded here:
- a CDS encoding glycosyltransferase, giving the protein MSAVFQLIPSFANYDAIGTHTRQLDALLRDFGYETAIYADECDESLAAYASPFAELRHRPPKGVWYLYQASTNSRIADWLRDRPRVLVNYHNVTPHALAKPFEPEIARVLWQARREIGGLAQTTQRAFTVSHYNAVDLFELGFLHPLVAPPLLALPQHRQAMAHEPVRTPSNWLFVGRIFPNKHQLFLIEAFALYRQLFEQEATLTLVGSTASATYLEAMKAKIARHHLEHSVRLLSGLSPAALASEYRQASLFTSASLHEGFGFPFIEAFAHQIPVLALATSAVSETLSSAGWLLSKEDPLSYAVAAHTLAHDIGLRDQLIERGLSRLRTFDPATLRIQYQRLIEQLVGAP
- a CDS encoding glycosyltransferase; protein product: MTIHQFVPVLLPHDAVGNCARELQRRLLLTDPNSHIYVEDVRRSDLDHATPVKEMHLRSGDVLIYHYANFSALAPSLLAQGQTLLYYHNITPEQYFTAWDPDTAIAQRRARQQLERLVHQAMGCLSVSAFNATELRHYGTEAVATVGLFAHYDDLKNEEPTERLGRLLRSWEHRDSPEDWLFVGRLVPNKAQEDLLSSFALYRELTGEDSSLTLVGRPFHPDYLLGLRQRAIDLRISHRVHFLTGGLRARSLGDHYRAARIFVSASLHEGFGAPLLEAMSLGLPVVAVDSSAVPETVGDAGFIVPPHDPLATATAAKLAGEEPLRRELLDRGARRVKRFDNDAVWGRMTAALRELTGIEVA